From Thermovenabulum gondwanense, one genomic window encodes:
- a CDS encoding ABC transporter ATP-binding protein: MLKVKNLNVGYDNVPVIFDVSFEVKEKELVSIVGSNGAGKTTILKTISGLLKPFSGEIEFMGKRIDRMPAHEIVKLGIAHVPEGRRVFGKLSVLDNLLLGAYTIPDSNLVKKTLNEVYEIFPRLKERENQKAETLSGGEQQMLAIARSLMSRPKILLVDEMSLGLMPLLVDKVLEILKEISRAGMTILLVEQKVQEALEMADRGYILQTGRIVAEGTGRELLESEMVKKAYMGM; this comes from the coding sequence ATGCTAAAAGTAAAAAATCTTAATGTCGGTTATGACAATGTGCCTGTAATTTTTGATGTCTCTTTTGAGGTAAAAGAAAAGGAGCTGGTGTCCATAGTAGGCTCCAACGGCGCGGGGAAGACGACAATTTTAAAAACCATCTCCGGGCTGTTAAAACCCTTTTCGGGGGAAATAGAGTTTATGGGGAAAAGGATTGACCGAATGCCTGCCCATGAAATAGTTAAGCTGGGGATCGCCCATGTTCCTGAGGGCAGAAGGGTTTTCGGTAAATTAAGCGTTCTCGATAATCTTTTGCTGGGAGCTTATACAATTCCCGACTCTAATCTGGTGAAAAAAACCTTAAACGAGGTATACGAGATTTTTCCGCGATTGAAAGAAAGAGAAAATCAAAAAGCGGAAACCCTTTCGGGTGGAGAACAGCAGATGCTGGCTATAGCAAGGAGTCTTATGTCCAGGCCCAAAATTCTCCTGGTGGATGAGATGTCCCTCGGATTGATGCCCCTCCTCGTGGATAAGGTCCTGGAAATACTAAAGGAGATCTCCCGGGCGGGAATGACAATACTGCTGGTGGAGCAAAAGGTCCAGGAGGCTCTGGAGATGGCCGATAGAGGATATATTTTACAGACCGGAAGGATTGTAGCGGAGGGAACCGGCAGGGAGCTTTTGGAAAGCGAGATGGTGAAAAAAGCGTATATGGGAATGTAA